The Arachis ipaensis cultivar K30076 chromosome B07, Araip1.1, whole genome shotgun sequence genome includes a window with the following:
- the LOC107609039 gene encoding ethylene-overproduction protein 1, whose translation MECGGCILECPKLNLVNGFSPFSVNDKCQCPKESKQENITESSLFLPYEEKDISFCIGDEEIHCVRWRMAELSDPFKAMLYGGFAESQMRKIDFTKGGICSKGMKAVELYSRTKRLDSFCPLTLLELLSFANRFCCEEMKSSCDSHLASNVDNIDDALILIEYGFEERAPLLVASCLQVLLRELPSSLYNLNVMKLFCSSGAKERLAMVGYDSFLLYCFLSQVAMEESMVSKTTTMLLQRLEECALERWQKALAYHQLGCVLLERKEYKHAQHCFEAAADSGHVYSVAGLARTKHKQGQPYSAYKLISSLIFEHKPAGWMYQERAIYNMGREKIIDLDAATELDPSLSFPYKYRALAKVEEKQIKDGISELDKIIGFKLSADCLELRAWLFIALQDYESAVRDIRAMLTLEPSYITLQGKVTGKYLLHLLIQEVQRKSQAECWMQLYEQWSSVDDVGSLAIIHQMLENEPGKSLLEFRQSLLLLRLNCQKAALCSLRMARNHCSSIQERLIYEGWILYDTGYRDEALARAERSIAIQKSFEAFFLKAYVLADTSLNPESSSYVIELLESALKRPSDGLRKGQALNNLGSIYVDCGKLDLAKSCYKNALAIRHTRAHQGLARVYHQKNQRKAAYDEMTKLISKADSNASAYEKRSEYCDREMAKVDLDVATQLDPLRTYPYRYRAAVMMDEQKETEAVAELSKAINFKPDMQMLHLRAAFYESMGDLSSALQDCQAALCLDPNHTDTLDLYQRAQKLHFQS comes from the exons ATGGAGTGTGGTGGTTGCATCCTTGAATGTCCAAAATTGAATTTGGTAAATGGGTTTAGTCCCTTTTCGGTTAATGATAAGTGTCAGTGTCCAAAAGAGTCAAAGCAAGAAAACATCACAGAGAGTAGTCTGTTTTTGCCATATGAGGAAAAGGATATTTCTTTCTGCATTGGAGATGAGGAAATCCATTGTGTTAGGTGGCGAATGGCAGAACTTTCAGACCCTTTTAAGGCCATGTTATATGGTGGATTTGCAGAGTCCCAAATGAGGAAAATTGATTTCACAAAAGGTGGAATTTGCTCAAAAGGTATGAAGGCAGTGGAATTGTACAGCAGAACAAAAAGATTGGATTCCTTTTGTCCTTTAACTCTATTGGAGCTTCTTTCCTTTGCCAATAGGTTCTGTTGTGAGGAGATGAAGTCTTCCTGTGATTCTCATTTGGCTTCAAATGTTGACAATATTGATGATGCTTTGATACTTATCGAGTATGGATTCGAGGAGCGAGCGCCTCTCCTTGTGGCATCCTGCTTGCAAGTGTTGCTCAGGGAGCTTCCCAGTTCTTTGTACAATTTGAATGTGATGAAACTTTTCTGTAGTTCTGGGGCGAAGGAACGGTTGGCCATGGTGGGGTATGATTCTTTCTTGCTCTACTGTTTCCTAAGCCAGGTTGCTATGGAGGAAAGCATGGTATCGAAAACCACAACAATGTTGCTGCAAAGATTGGAGGAATGTGCACTGGAAAGATGGCAGAAGGCCCTTGCATACCATCAACTGGGGTGTGTTCTGCTCGAAAGGAAGGAATATAAGCATGCACAACATTGTTTCGAGGCGGCAGCAGATTCAGGTCATGTGTATTCTGTTGCAGGCTTAGCCAGAACAAAGCACAAGCAGGGTCAACCATATTCAGCCTATAAGTTAATTAGCTCTCTCATATTCGAGCATAAACCAGCCGGGTGGATGTATCAAGAGCGCGCAATTTACAATATGGGAAGGGAAAAGATTATTGATTTGGATGCTGCAACTGAATTAGACCCCTCCCTTTCATTTCCTTACAAGTATAGAGCTCTGGCAAAGGTTGAGGAGAAGCAGATAAAAGATGGGATTTCGGAGCTTGATAAGATTATTGGATTCAAGCTCTCTGCAGATTGCTTAGAATTACGAGCATGGCTATTTATTGCGCTTCAGGATTATGAAAGCGCAGTCAGAGATATTCGCGCAATGTTAACTTTAGAGCCAAGTTACATAACCTTACAAGGGAAGGTCACAGGGAAATATCTGCTTCACCTCCTTATCCAGGAGGTGCAGCGAAAGAGTCAGGCCGAATGCTGGATGCAACTGTATGAACAATGGTCTTCGGTGGACGATGTTGGTTCATTGGCCATTATACATCAGATGCTGGAGAATGAGCCTGGAAAGAGCCTTCTAGAGTTTCGTCAGTCGCTACTACTCTTGAG GTTAAATTGTCAAAAGGCGGCGTTGTGTAGTTTGAGGATGGCTAGGAACCATTGTAGTTCAATCCAAGAAAGGCTAATCTATGAAGGATGGATTCTGTATGATACTGGCTACCGGGATGAGGCTCTTGCAAGGGCTGAAAGGTCCATTGCAATTCAGAAATCATTTGAAGCCTTCTTTTTGAAAGCATATGTGTTGGCAGATACAAGTCTTAACCCTGAATCCTCTTCTTATGTTATCGAACTTCTGGAATCGGCGCTTAAACGTCCTTCGGACGGTCTTCGAAAAGGACAA GCTCTAAATAACTTAGGGAGTATTTACGTGGATTGTGGTAAGCTTGATCTTGCAAAATCGTGCTACAAGAATGCCTTGGCGATTCGCCACACGAGAGCTCATCAAGGTCTAGCACGTGTTTATCATCAAAAGAATCAGCGAAAAGCTGCGTATGACGAGATGACCAAGCTAATTTCGAAGGCAGATAGCAATGCCTCAGCATATGAGAAGCGCTCAGAATACTGTGACCGCGAGATGGCAAAGGTTGATCTTGATGTAGCAACACAACTTGATCCTTTAAGAACTTATCCATACAGATACAGGGCAGCAG TGATGATGGATGAGCAAAAGGAGACGGAGGCCGTGGCGGAGCTTAGCAAGGCCATCAATTTCAAGCCTGACATGCAAATGCTTCATCTGAGAGCAGCATTCTATGAGTCAATGGGGGACTTATCCTCTGCTCTTCAAGATTGTCAAGCAGCTCTTTGCTTAGATCCTAACCACACCGACACCCTCGACCTCTATCAAAGGGCGCAGAAGCTTCACTTTCAATCTTAA